The following DNA comes from Anopheles coustani chromosome 2, idAnoCousDA_361_x.2, whole genome shotgun sequence.
TACGGCACCACTTTAGCCCTACTTCCTAAGCGTACTTCCTGCTTCTTGTGGAGCCTGCAACAAACACGAATTTTAGTATGACAGATGGTGAAAGGCTGCgcgtggaaaacaaaaggaagcgAAACGTCAAACGAATCGCTCGCCACCCCACGGCCTACTGATGCTGCtaaatgttgctgctgctgctgctgctgttgctcggTTGAATCGGCTGGAGGAAAATCACTTCCTcgttttttccagtttttccgtCGCCATGGGGCCACCATCAATGGCAGTACGCCGCACGGTGTGAAGCGGCCAGGAAGGTGTGACTGCCAGAAGCCAAACACCGTGCCCTCGGAGCAATGAAAAGCCTGATCCACAAttacggaaaagaaaagtctCACTACAGGCGAAAGAAGGCTGGCCCGATGGGGACCTGGTGACAGATGCAAACCTTTTTCCGTCTCGTTTACGCAAGTTTTTCTCACTACACCGCCAGCGGAAGCCAGCTTCACAGCCGGATGGAAATTTTTTAAACCCTTTTCCCCGACATCAACTACCCACCCTTCGACAAGCAAAACTTTTGCAAGCTCTTCACAGGAGCTACCCCACCCTCAATCATGGCATTTATGATGGAAGGCGGGTGGGGAATGAAACGACATGCGGTGAAGCACTTTTCATTCAACCCTTCGAAAATCATTACTCTTGCCGTGGCAACACcaaacggcggcggcggcgacgacgcagcagcagcgcaaGAAGACGAAAGCATTTCATCGGCTACGACATTGCTCACGGCCGCAAACGTTTCCATCGCGTCGCGCCGGAAACTTCGATCGGAATTTCTCACCACACGAATATTGCAAACAATTGTaccgaaaaaagggaaatgaagCCAACAGCCTCTCGCTTCCGTTGTGCAGCCAGCAGCGGctgtgttttctttctgcaCACTCTCCGCCGTGGCGCTTGTTTGTTCTTCTTCCCACTCCCGTATCGGTGTACACCAGATTCCTTTCCCGTCCCTCTGTGCCCTTGGCTTTTAACCCTCCCTCCTGCCACCACACACCCTTTCCGTAGCACGTACAACGCAAATGTAAGGGGGAAACAACTTGAGATAAACAGCACTAGCTAACGAACCCGCAGACTATTGATCGGAAGCAACTTTTCTGCTTCCCCCACTGGAGAAGCAAATCAGTGAAGTTTTCCTATTTCTTGTGATGCACAATCCGCAGCGTCTTGTACTGCAGTCGGTAGTACTAGCACGCACTACAATCAACGCCGACGACTTTTTGACAACTGAGCAGTGCATCTCAAGAAATGAAGAATTAACCGGGATCACGAACACATGCGCATGCTGTGCACCAACACATCCTCTCCGTGTATGGATACGCTTCAATCGGTTTACCGATTAAATGACCTTCACACGAGGAAAACCCCATGAGTTTTCAAGGTCATTTAACCGTTTCAAACGAAGAGCTAGTGGGGTAATTCACAGCTGAACCTATGATAGTTCCTTCGGTCGAAGAGTGGGTTCAATGATGCCCACCACTAGCTACCAGCTGTCAaccggtgttttgttttcattcgtcCATTCGTAAACATAATGCTATTTACTACTTTATAACGTTCGAAAATTAGTGGTTCGACAGCTAGGTTGCCTTCATAAAGCAAAACCATCAAACTATATGATATTCCGAGGAGCTACACTGCtggaaacaacattaaaacaagtaTCACTGGACTATGGGTGAAGAAAAAGGTGGCACCCGTTGCGAACGCAGCGAGCAGACTGAGCTAAGTCGACTGAAAAATGGGATTTGGTTAtagtggcaaaatcatcaCGCTTTCTTGTTTTGTCTAGTTGGCAATTGATACCAACAgagcgagaaagcatgatgaatTTGCCACCGGGGTAATGAGTAAGAGAGATCATGTTCTCTGTCCAGTGTAGGATAACCactatgtatttttttaaaagaaacattcCATTCTACAAGTTTATAAAATTGTGTTTATATTACCCATTTAGGATGCCTTTAGGTACATCAGAAAGTTAATACtattaaaagttattttttccaaaatttaGTGAAAACAAGTGGTTGTACAAATACATAGTGAAGTGTAATGTTTACAATGATTCATGAGTCTGATCCGATCCCTTGATGGAACTGTCAATTAAAGGATTTACTTGCGTTTACAGTGGCTAGCTGAACAgttcaatatttgtttaatgGAAATAATTACATTACCTTTCAAAATCGTGATAAATTGAACAACATTTTTAAgaaataactttaaaaacatgtttggcTTCTACTAAATCTCCTTAGTACTTGGttttttagcaaaaaaaacaaatttggcaAGAAAAGCAACGGATCCTGCTGAATGTTATTCAGCACACTTTCAGCACTCAATTCTCGAAACGTCGATCATTTTTATCTCCGCCGGACAGTTATTGCTGCAGCCagcaacgaaataaaaaacagtGCAAGTTTTCTCCGGGACATTCAATTATTATCCACAGTCTGCTTTGATCTCAGTACATTAGCACAAGTAACCACATTTTCCGTATCGTAAAACTTGTTTTAATCTCAGTGCAGCAAAGCAAACGGAAGGCAAGATGTCCGAAAGTGACTGGGACACCGTGACCGTATTGCGTAAAAAAGCACCAAAAGCATCCGCACTAAAGACTGAAACCGCCGTCAATCAGGCTCGCCGGCAGGGTATTCCTGTAGAAACGACTCAAAAATGTAGGTACCAATCATGAGCGAACTGTTTTCCATCGGTAAAAAGTGTGGCGATGTGGAGTTACAATTGCATCATGTTGGCAAGAACGCATGGCCCCCcgatacttttttcttcttattgaCATGACCATATTTGTACTACATTTCACAATGAGGAAATGTAACCAAAGTCGTCATGTCGAAATACTGATGATTTTCGCATCCCTTTCAAGTATgataaattttttgtttgttttcattccttctctctctcagTCAATGCCGGAACGAACAAGCAGCATGGTCCGGCAAAAAATACAGCAAAGCTGGATCGCGAGACGGACGAACTGCGCCACAAAACCTTGGCTCCGTCAGTCGCCAAACTGATTATGCAGGGTCGGCAATCGAAGGGCTTAAGCCAGAAGGATCTTGCCACGGTGAGCCACCTCCCATTGGCCATTTAATCTGTTTCCGGATgctaatgtttttttgtgcCGCTTATCCCTTGTAGGCAATTTGTGAAAAGCCTCAGATCGTGAACGATTACGAGGCCGGTCGCGGAATCCCGAACAAtttgatcttgggcaaaatcGAGCGTGTGATTGGAATGAAATTGCGCGGAAAGGATATCGGCACCCCGATGGCGCCTCCCGGTAAGAAGTGAGACGTCGGGaggcaataataataaaaatcgatCGTCTGCGAAAGTGTGCGggccgtgtgtgtgcgtgtatgcaGTGTCATGTCGCGGGAGAAGTCACTTTCATCAATAATTCTATTCATTAAGAAACGTAAATCATGAAAATCATGTGTTAAGCGATCATTTTACAATATATGAAAGATGGCCCAAGGATTCCTATCCCGGCTGTCGGCTTTCGGCAATGGAGAAGCATTTATGTAGCAACACAAACCTTTATGTTTAGGGCAATATGAGCGGAACTAAACCTATTAATGCACAGCATGTTGCACATTCCCGTAAACGGAATTTGCGTGAAttagaaatttgataaatgCAAAAGCGTTTCATGAAGCTCAAAGAATTACGTAGCGCTCTCGACAGCCCTTCATATACTGAAAACGATTTCCTATCATCCCGGTTTGGGAAAATACTGATCGTGGTTCGGGAACTGTCGGCTCACCGGATGTGCAGTAGATAAAAATATGCACGATATATTATAACGATCTATTATCGATGTGTTCCAACATTCAAGTGAATTAGGTTCACCGGTTCCACATGCAACAGCTCCACGGAAACGAGGGACTTCGAACTATAGACAAACGTAGGGCAATGACTAATCTGCttaaaaatggttttcctTAACTTTGCTAATAAGCTCACACTGCAATCGTTTGCAACAGTCCCTCCACAAACCGAAAAAGTTGTGTTCCCATACCTCTCTGACACACTAACCTACGTTTCTCCAAATCTGAAGCAAATGATAAGTAATACAGTTGATCAATTATTACGTTTCTGCAAAATGATACAGAATTAATCATTATACGCAAGTTGATGCAGGCAAATCCCTTTTTTCATCAAGTCCTATTGATAGAAGTGAAATTTTACTCAAATAAATGCATACAACCGTTTTCACAAAGTCTTAAACAAGATTGTTTCCCATTGCTTACAAAAAGATCCTTCAAATATATAtccttttaaatttattactcCAAACCAGTGAGAAATACAGCGATAAACCCGTGGAGTTTAATCCTTTCGAAGTTGTAGTGTCTCCTCCTTGATGCCATCCTTGGTgataatgttgatgatgacggAATCTCCCGTGTAGATATCACGCTCCGTTGCGGAAATGAACGTATCCTTGATAATCGAAACGGCCTTTTCCATTG
Coding sequences within:
- the LOC131263028 gene encoding endothelial differentiation-related factor 1 homolog, with protein sequence MSESDWDTVTVLRKKAPKASALKTETAVNQARRQGIPVETTQKFNAGTNKQHGPAKNTAKLDRETDELRHKTLAPSVAKLIMQGRQSKGLSQKDLATAICEKPQIVNDYEAGRGIPNNLILGKIERVIGMKLRGKDIGTPMAPPGKK